From a single Brassica napus cultivar Da-Ae chromosome C9, Da-Ae, whole genome shotgun sequence genomic region:
- the LOC106407390 gene encoding uncharacterized protein LOC106407390, whose product MSIIRNAIRSSFSLRASDPVISRNSLPFLQESRKCLSTVGEQPPSSPSPPPPGGSPAEEVKKPASEGKLYGKFSGFSKHTLRSDVMNILEGCNVTSHDLKFSYMRGGNLNPAGVYVQFPSRSSYDSAMRAIAKKGRLYRLERATQSQWDPIVPYEGKVVALHGLPPNAIIEDIDRFLSGCLYHPGSIQFLTIQGLGSPKRVALVRFTSQTQAMNAYITKNRNFLLNQRITLQVLQ is encoded by the exons ATGAGTATCATCCGCAACGCGATCAGATCGAGTTTCAGCCTCCGGGCGTCGGATCCGGTGATAAGTCGTAACTCTCTCCCATTTCTTCAGGAATCGCGGAAATGTCTATCCACCGTCGGAGAGCAGCCTCCTTCCTCTCCGTCACCACCGCCTCCGGGAGGTTCTCCGGCTGAAGAAGTGAAGAAGCCTGCGTCAGAAG GGAAGTTGTATGGGAAATTTTCAGGCTTCTCAAAACATACGCTGAGGAGTGATGTCATGAACATACTTGAAGGATGCAATGTGACATCACATGATCTCAAATTCAGCTATATGCGCGGTGGAAACTTGAATCCTGCTGGAGT TTATGTGCAGTTCCCTTCCCGTTCCTCGTATGATAGTGCAATGCGGGCAATTGCCAAGAAGGGAAGGCTATACAGATTAGAAAGG GCTACTCAGTCTCAGTGGGATCCCATTGTTCCTTATGAAGGCAAAGTG GTTGCGCTACATGGGCTTCCGCCAAATGCTATAATAGAAGACATAGATAGGTTCTTATCCGGATGTCTTTATCATCCTGGATCCATCCAGTTCCTCACCAT TCAAGGACTGGGGAGTCCTAAGAGGGTGGCACTGGTGCGTTTCACATCACAGACCCAGGCGATGAATGCATACATTACAAAGAATAGGAACTTCCTTCTCAACCAACGAATCACGTTGCAAGTTCTGCAGTAA
- the LOC106409032 gene encoding uncharacterized protein LOC106409032 has translation MTITNMLIWRNLLFWFLSNTLIPGSVRAQSITLNSIEIFTKHDWFKLKHTVYFQCKGENKTVLPDVTKSEILYTFRGQESWQPMTEISGEKCKRCGIYEQGSLISDKEFDEWELCPSDFSASQIYMHFKEKEINATFVCHGCAKLDSVSAGATTGSSSKEEGDNGSKVAIAIVAGVLCATLVVVGGVFMFRHSKRMKLQRDQARFMKLFEENDEPEDELGLEPVL, from the exons atgactattaCGAATATGTTGATCTGGAGAAATCTTCTTTTCTGGTTCCTCTCAAATACGTTGATTCCAG GATCTGTTAGAGCACAATCTATCACACTGAACTCCATTGAGATATTCACGAAGCATGACTGGTTCAAACTCAAACACACGGTCTACTTTCAATGCAAAGGAGAGAACAAGACTGTTCTTCCCGACGTTACCAAATCCGAAATCTTGTACACTTTTCGCGGTCAAGAATCATGGCAG CCTATGACTGAGATCAGTGGCGAAAAATGTAAGCGATGTGGAATCTATGAGCAAGGCAGTCTGATATCAGACAAAGAGTTTGATGAATGGGAGCTTTGTCCTTCTGATTTCTCAGCTAGCCAAATCTATATGCATTTTAAGGAAAAAGAGATCAATGCTACTTTTGTCTGCCACGGTTGTGCCAAGCTTGACTCCG TATCTGCTGGAGCAACGACGGGTTCAAGTTCAAAAGAGGAAGGAGATAATGGATCAAAAGTTGCAATAGCGATTGTGGCAGGGGTCTTGTGTGCAACTCTTGTTGTGGTTGGAGGGGTATTCATGTTTAGGCACTCAAAGAGGATGAAGCTGCAGCGAGATCAAGCCAGGTTTATGAAGCTGTTTGAGGAAAATGATGAACCTGAAGATGAACTTGGACTTGAACCTGTGCTATGA
- the BNACNNG03340D gene encoding uncharacterized protein BNACNNG03340D, whose amino-acid sequence MFPSLALSTAPMAFTIISATRRSQVTQLKAKKTKPEKKRAPTTSTSGFSGRTSKELTWQCIEGCGACCKLAKDFAFATPDEIFDDPDDVELYRSMIGDDGWCINYDKATRKCSIYADRPYFCRVEPEVFKTLYGIEEKKFNKEACSCCIDTIKTIHGSDSKELENFNRAIRSSPNSS is encoded by the exons atgtttccttCGCTTGCGTTATCGACGGCACCAATGGCCTTTACGATTATCTCTGCAACGAGACGGTCCCAAGTCACGCAACTTAAGGCAAAGAAAACCAAACCGGAGAAGAAGCGGGCACCAACGACGTCGACGAGCGGTTTCTCTGGCAGAACATCGAAGGAGCTGACGTGGCAATGCATAGAAGGCTGCGGAGCTTGCTGTAAGCTTGCGAAGGACTTCGCTTTCGCCACGCCTGACGAAATCTTTGACGACCCTGATGATGTTGAG cTGTATCGAAGCATGATTGGTGATGATGGATGGTGCATAAACTACGACAAAGCTACACGCAAATGCTCCATTTATGCTG ATCGTCCATATTTCTGCCGGGTTGAGCCAGAGGTTTTCAAGACTCTCTACGGGATCGAAGAGAAGAAATTCAACAAGGAAGCTTGCAG CTGCTGCATTGATACCATTAAGACGATACATGGCTCAGATTCCAAAGAACTAGAAAATTTCAACCGTGCAATCAGAAGTAGTCCAAACTCGAGTTAA
- the LOC106410197 gene encoding pathogenesis-related protein PRB1-3, which produces MSSSLFRQIFLFISSLVLLFSGDVPSAAGAPSTREVMRERRNKLQTMEFLNAHNTARVASGASHLRWDQGLARFANDWAKQRKSDCKMTHSGGPHGENIFWYQRSVNWTPKRVVATWVDESLHYDRTTNSCGAGKMCGHYTQIIWRTTTAVGCARVKCDNELGFLVVCEYSPGGNYDGESPFDSPK; this is translated from the coding sequence ATGTCGTCTTCGTTGTTTCGTCAAATTTTTCTCTTCATCTCATCTCTCGTCCTTCTCTTCTCCGGCGATGTTCCCTCCGCCGCCGGAGCTCCCTCTACACGCGAGGTGATGAGAGAAAGGAGGAATAAGCTGCAAACGATGGAGTTTTTAAACGCGCACAACACAGCGCGGGTAGCTTCAGGCGCGTCGCATCTCAGATGGGATCAAGGCCTGGCCCGTTTCGCAAACGATTGGGCCAAACAGCGCAAATCGGATTGTAAAATGACCCATTCAGGTGGGCCCCACGGGGAGAATATATTCTGGTACCAAAGGAGTGTGAACTGGACGCCGAAGAGAGTGGTTGCGACGTGGGTGGATGAAAGCTTGCACTACGATCGGACGACTAACTCGTGCGGAGCTGGTAAGATGTGCGGCCATTATACGCAGATCATATGGCGCACAACCACTGCCGTTGGATGCGCACGTGTCAAGTGTGACAACGAGCTTGGATTCCTAGTCGTTTGCGAGTATTCACCTGGTGGAAATTACGATGGCGAAAGTCCCTTTGATTCGCCTAAATGA